From a single Lolium rigidum isolate FL_2022 chromosome 7, APGP_CSIRO_Lrig_0.1, whole genome shotgun sequence genomic region:
- the LOC124670371 gene encoding protein POLYCHOME-like yields MPEHREIKRTGLTDLSGGGFFIRRVASPGALAGRRTGKPLSRRFPSPFSNKENVPPVWAVKATPARRRSPLPDWYPRTPLRDITAIAKAIERSRLRIAAARQQSEVPEQSPPPANLSTTVPAEQDIPHCTEAQDSLAIASGSSSTSLGEQSFKVYSSPSKSSLKTPTKPIDPVLADLMEKKLSSSIEQIEKMVKKNLKRTPKAAQPSKRANQRRTLMSMR; encoded by the exons ATGCCTGAGCATAGGGAAATCAAGAGGACGGGCCTCACCGACCTCTCTGGTGGCGGGTTCTTTATCAGGAGGGTGGCCTCGCCCGGAGCTCTGGCAGGGAGGCGGACTGGGAAGCCTCTGTCCCGGCGGTTCCCGTCGCCCTTCAGCAACAAGGAGAATGTGCCACCAGTTTGGGCTGTCAAGGctacgccggcgaggaggaggagcccacTTCCTGATTGGTACCCAAGAACACCACTTCGGGATATCACAGCGATTGCAAAG GCTATTGAGAGAAGCCGCTTAAGGATTGCTGCAGCTCGGCAGCAAAGTGAAGTGCCTGAGCAATCTCCGCCACCTGCGAACTTGAGTACTACAGTACCAGCTGAGCAGGACATTCCTCATTGTACCGAAGCTCAGGACTCCCTGGCTATTGCCTCTGGTTCCAGCTCAACTAGCCTGGGCGAGCAGAGCTTCAAGGTCTATTCTTCGCCATCCAAGAGCTCACTGAAGACTCCAACCAAACCCATTGATCCAGTGCTTGCTGATCTAATGGAGAAGAAActgtctagctcaatagagcaaattgagaagatggtgaagaagaacttgaagcgAACTCCAAAGGCTGCTCAACCTTCCAAGAGGGCCAACCAGAGGCGCACTCTCATGTCCATGCGATGA
- the LOC124676647 gene encoding FT-interacting protein 1-like encodes MAYPYVFHAQAPRARAEEYKAKGAMPQPQPQPQVREQWPAGGGGGGSSTRARAGGAGWMGIGSGDRPLASTYDLVERMHYLYVRVVKARGIPVGAVTGGCSPYVEVRLGNYRGTTRHHEGKTSPEWNQVFAFSRERVQATALEVLVMDRNAVARDDCVGRVVFDVAEVPVRVPPDSPLAPQWYRLETARHGGGGGGMVLQSEVMLAVWAGTQADEAFADAWHADAASVRGGVDGVAAALQSARSKVYVTPKLWYLRINVLEAQDVVMGGGLFVGDKVRPHVEVFAKVQVGGMMLRTKPCAMRNPASLAWNEELVFVVAEPFEDPAVLIVEARAHPGKDEIVGRAVLPLTIFEKRLDRRAIHSQWFSLEPFGHPLRQQEARFAGRVHLRACLEGAYHVMDEPTMYVSDTRPTARQLWRPPVGVLEVGVLGAQGLTPMKTIDGRGTTDAYCVAKYGQKWVRTRTAVDSCSPRWNEQYTWEVYDPCTVLTLAMFDNCQLGNAGTAAAGISTVRDQRMGKVRIRLSTLEMDKVYTNAHPLVVLHPSGVRKNGELCLAVRVTSVSLSSVVFLYGQPLLPKMHYLQPFTIPQLDALRRQAMSIAAARLGRAEPPLRREVVEYMLDADSQAWSLRRSKANFFRVTALLSGAASMVRWLVDVCHWRKPATTVLVHLLFITLMCFPELILPTMFLYMSVIGVWNYRRRPRRPANMDARLSCAEATHPDEIDEELDTFPTSKPNDVVRLRYDRLRSVAGRIQTVVGDVATQGERVRSLLAWRDPRATALFTALCLVAAVALYVTPFRVVVLVAGLYVLRHPRFRSRMPSAASNFFKRLPSRADTML; translated from the coding sequence ATGGCGTACCCGTATGTGTTCCACGCGCAGGCGCCACGGGCGAGAGCGGAGGAATACAAGGCGAAGGGTGCAATGCCACAGCCACAACCACAACCACAGGTGAGGGAGCagtggccggccggcggcggcggcggtggaagcAGCACGCGTGCGCGTGCCGGCGGCGCCGGATGGATGGGCATTGGCTCCGGCGACAGGCCGCTGGCGAGCACCTACGACCTCGTGGAGCGGATGCATTACCTGTACGTGCGGGTCGTCAAGGCGCGCGGGATCCCCGTTGGCGCGGTCACCGGCGGGTGCAGCCCCTACGTCGAGGTGCGCCTCGGCAACTACCGCGGCACGACGCGGCACCACGAGGGGAAGACGAGCCCGGAGTGGAACCAGGTGTTCGCCTTCTCCAGGGAGCGCGTCCAGGCCACGGCGCTCGAGGTGCTCGTCATGGACAGGAACGCCGTGGCGCGCGACGACTGCGTCGGCAGGGTCGTGTTCGATGTCGCCGAGGTGCCGGTGCGAGTGCCGCCCGACAGCCCGCTCGCGCCGCAGTGGTACCGCCTCGAGACCGCAcgccacggcggtggcggcggtgggatGGTGCTGCAGAGCGAGGTCATGCTCGCGGTGTGGGCCGGCACGCAGGCCGACGAGGCGTTCGCGGACGCGTGGCACGCCGACGCGGCGTCGGTGCGCGGCGGCGTCGATGGAGTGGCGGCCGCTTTGCAGAGCGCGCGGTCCAAGGTGTACGTGACGCCGAAGCTGTGGTACCTCCGGATAAACGTGCTTGAGGCTCAGGACGTCGTGATGGGCGGCGGCCTCTTCGTCGGCGACAAGGTCCGGCCGCACGTCGAGGTCTTCGCTAAGGTCCAAGTCGGCGGCATGATGCTCCGGACCAAGCCGTGCGCCATGAGGAACCCGGCAAGCCTGGCGTGGAACGAGGAGCTGGTCTTCGTCGTGGCCGAGCCGTTCGAGGATCCGGCGGTGCTAATCGTCGAGGCCCGTGCGCACCCTGGCAAGGACGAGATCGTCGGGCGCGCCGTGCTGCCGCTCACGATCTTCGAGAAGCGCCTCGACCGCCGGGCGATCCACTCGCAGTGGTTCAGCCTGGAGCCGTTTGGGCACCCGCTGCGGCAACAGGAAGCCAGGTTCGCCGGCCGCGTCCACCTCCGGGCGTGCCTCGAAGGCGCGTACCACGTCATGGACGAGCCGACCATGTACGTGAGCGACACGCGCCCCACGGCGCGGCAGCTCTGGcgccctcccgtcggcgtgctcgAGGTCGGCGTCCTCGGCGCGCAGGGCCTCACTCCCATGAAGACCATCGACGGCCGGGGCACCACCGACGCGTACTGCGTCGCCAAGTACGGGCAGAAGTGGGTGCGCACGCGCACCGCCGTCGACTCGTGCAGCCCGCGGTGGAACGAGCAGTACACGTGGGAGGTGTACGACCCGTGCACGGTGCTCACGCTCGCCATGTTCGACAACTGCCAACTCGGCAACGCCGGcaccgctgccgccggcatcaGCACCGTCAGAGACCAGAGGATGGGCAAGGTGAGGATTCGCCTCTCGACGCTGGAAATGGACAAGGTGTACACCAACGCGCACCCGCTCGTCGTGCTGCACCCGTCCGGCGTGCGCAAGAACGGCGAGCTCTGCCTCGCCGTGCGCGTCACCTCCGTCTCTCTGTCCAGCGTCGTGTTTTTGTACGGACAGCCCCTCCTCCCCAAGATGCATTACCTCCAGCCGTTCACCATCCCGCAGCTCGACGCACTCCGGCGGCAGGCGATGAGCAtcgcggcggcgcggctcggccggGCCGAGCCGCCGCTGCGCCGGGAGGTTGTGGAGTACATGCTCGACGCAGACTCGCAGGCGTGGAGCCTGCGGCGGAGCAAGGCTAACTTCTTTCGGGTCACGGCGCTGCtgtccggcgcggccagcatggtgcGGTGGCTCGTGGACGTGTGCCACTGGAGGAAACCGGCGACGACCGTGCTTGTTCACCTGCTCTTCATCACCCTCATGTGCTTCCCGGAGCTCATTCTGCCGACCATGTTCCTGTACATGTCCGTAATTGGAGTTTGGAACTACCGGCGCCGGCCCCGCCGCCCGGCGAACATGGACGCGAGGCTCTCCTGCGCGGAGGCCACCCACCCGGACGAGATAGATGAGGAGCTGGACACGTTCCCGACGTCGAAGCCGAACGACGTGGTGCGGCTGCGGTACGATCGGCTGCGGAGCGTGGCCGGGCGGATCCAGACGGTGGTCGGGGACGTGGCGACGCAGGGAGAGCGGGTGCGGTCGCTGCTCGCGTGGAGGGACCCAAGGGCCACGGCGCTGTTCACCGCGCTCTGCCTCGTCGCCGCCGTGGCGCTGTACGTCACGCCGTTCCGGGTCGTCGTGCTCGTCGCCGGGCTGTATGTGCTGCGACACCCGCGGTTCCGGAGCCGGATGCCGTCGGCGGCCAGCAACTTCTTCAAGAGGCTGCCCTCCAGGGCCGATACGATGCTATAG